Within the Balnearium lithotrophicum genome, the region CCTTTAAACTGAGTTAATTCTGGATTGTACTTTTCAAACAAACTTCTTCTCTTATTCCATAAATCTTCCCAAGTTTTTGGCATAAACTGAGCAAGCCCAGCTGCTCCAGCTCTTGAAACTGCAAATTGATTGCCTGATGATTCTATTTGAATTTGTTTTTTAAGGACCTCATTAAGGGAGTACTTCGGTTGAACTTTTAATTCAGGACTCAAATTTTGATGATTTTTCCTCCATTCAGCTAAGAGTTCATCTTCATCAACATTAACTTCATCAGGGTCAAGAACTATTGAGGCAACAGTAAGAGGTACTGAAGCCTTTGAAAGCAAGTTAGAAAATTTGGAAATTGAAGATAACCCCCCTGATTCTATTGATTCCCATAGTCCTAAAAGAAAACTTTTTCCAGACTGGGAGCCTATATCTGCCAAACTTGATTTTGCTATATCCTTTAAGCCTTCACCGATAAGTTTAGCTGAAACTTTCTTAGAGAAAGAGGTGAATATTCTTTCTCCTATCCATCTTAAGGCTTTACTTCCAAATTTTTGACCAAACCATGCAGTTGCTATAGCCCCAAGGGGAGAATTTACAAGGTCAAAGATTGAACTAACTGTATTAACAGCTTCTTCTCCAAGATTTCCGCTAAATCCTATTACTTTATTTTTTATGATGTTCATATATCGGGTTAATGAATTTGTGCTTTTCTGAATAACTCTATCAGGGTTCTCTGGTTTTATAGAAAAAGCCCTTTGAAGCGTCTTTCTAAATGTCTCTGCATTCTTCCCGATTTCCAGTATTTGTTGGAAATCTTTAGGATCAATTCCCAAACTCTCAGCTACAATTGCTTGTTGTGTAGGAGCCAAATTACCGTACTGTTTATAGAGGTTTTGAGCCTGTTTTAGAAAAGACTTACCTATTTCTTGGATGTTACCGCTTTCCATGAGCTTCTTCAATTGCTCTAAGTTTAATCCTGTTAAGAAGTAGGTTCTTTGTAAGTCCTCTATATTTCCACTCAGCGCCCCCGATAACATTTGCATAAACTTGGTGCTATCTACATAACTGTTTTCTAATGAAGAGGCTAACTCTTCCATCCCTACGATGAACTTGGACCGTGTTGCTCTATTCAGCCGATTCATTACAAAGCCAAAGTTTTGGTCTATATCCTGCATTATCTCTTTCATCGTATCTGAGGTAATGTTGAACTCCTTTCTTAGGGCAACTGCCTTACCAAGAACTCGGTCAAACTCTTCCGTAGGAATATGGAATCTTTGCAGGTTATAGATTATCTTTCCTATTTCCTCAGCAGGAACATCAAAGGCTTTCTGATACTTAGCCATTTCCGTTCCGAAATTGGCAAGCTCTTTTTCAGAACCCCTAACTCCTAATCTTAGGGCAGAAACGATATTGTTTGCTATATCTATAGCATCTACGTAACCTC harbors:
- a CDS encoding transglycosylase SLT domain-containing protein; translation: MELEYRITHSYIDKFSRPFERNQLRLERFNKQVEKSISLFDSLKFDKRFKFSLDSRSFFQEIEAVKRELKKIGTFKIEGGQKLSIPTPNELKSLIIWENKFSLPEISELTGSIKWQNNFNHSVLKTLKAEIEYEEAFRTSKKFSTKLDKLLKTALHVEPDLKTKKLFKNTKLTFYRLNREFKKYEPTITPKMDDSAIRKELENIRKEISSQNFASSISVGFGLNQLKDQLKEEGLNLSESLFEGTKYGLSKSKLAYEIAQEVKKTGGYVDAIDIANNIVSALRLGVRGSEKELANFGTEMAKYQKAFDVPAEEIGKIIYNLQRFHIPTEEFDRVLGKAVALRKEFNITSDTMKEIMQDIDQNFGFVMNRLNRATRSKFIVGMEELASSLENSYVDSTKFMQMLSGALSGNIEDLQRTYFLTGLNLEQLKKLMESGNIQEIGKSFLKQAQNLYKQYGNLAPTQQAIVAESLGIDPKDFQQILEIGKNAETFRKTLQRAFSIKPENPDRVIQKSTNSLTRYMNIIKNKVIGFSGNLGEEAVNTVSSIFDLVNSPLGAIATAWFGQKFGSKALRWIGERIFTSFSKKVSAKLIGEGLKDIAKSSLADIGSQSGKSFLLGLWESIESGGLSSISKFSNLLSKASVPLTVASIVLDPDEVNVDEDELLAEWRKNHQNLSPELKVQPKYSLNEVLKKQIQIESSGNQFAVSRAGAAGLAQFMPKTWEDLWNKRRSLFEKYNPELTQFKGIPDIYNPKAQLAAQKAYMSYLLDRFKDIRWALAAYNAGEGKIQKLYSQSEGDFALAFPLLPQETQNYVKRILSTPNVRTIPKIPETRSVEPDNSQNTLNSQVSQISPNRPQKDRTDKSPEVAILKEISDRLLSIQKLIAQAYQQKLLMPEGVNLPQVDPFELWRKN